The window agcacttagtctcgggcttgggtccattctttgacttcttcccagtaactggtttaccgggcgcggcaactcccttgccgtccttcttgaagttcttcttacccttgcccttcttgaacttagtggttttattcaccatcaacacttgatgttcttttctgatctctacctcagctgatttcagcattgaatatacctcaggaatggtcttttccatcccctgcatattgaagttcatcacaaagctcttgtagcttggtggaagcgactggaggattctgtcaatgaccgcgtcatccgggagattaactcccagctgagacaagcggttgtgcaacccagacattctgagtatgtgctcactaacagaactattctcctccattttacagctgaagaacttgtcggagacatcatatctctcgacccgggcatgagcttggaaaaccaatttcagctcctcaaACATCTCGtctgctccatgtttctcaaaacgcttttggagacccggttctaggctgtaaagcatgccgcactgaacgagggagtaatcatcagcacgctgctgccaagcgttcataacgtcttggttctctgggattggtgcatcacctagcggtgcttctaagacataatctttcttggctactatgaggatgatcctcaggttccggacccagtccgtatagttgctgccatcatctttcagcttggttttctctaggaacgcattgaaattgaggacaacgttggccatttgatctacaatacatagtgtaaagattttagactaagttcatgataattaagttcatctaatcaaattatttaatgaactcccactcagatagacatccctctcgtcatctaagtgaaacatgatccgagtttaactaggccgtgtccgatcatcacgtgagacggactagtcaagatcggtgaacatctccatgttgatcgtatcttctatacgactcatgctcgacctttcggtcctccgtgttccgaggccatgtctgtacatgctaggctcgtcaagtcaacctaagtgtattgcgtgtgttccgaggccatgtctgtacatgctaggctcgtcaacacccgttgtattcgaaagttagaatctatcacacccgatcatcacgtggtgcttcgaaacaacgaaccttcgcaacggtgcacagttagggtgaacactttcttgaaattattataagggatcatcttacttactaccatcgttctaagcaaataagatgcaaaaacatgataaacatcacatgcaatcaaatagtgacatgatatggccaatatcatcatgctcctttgatctccatcttcggggcaccatgatcatcttcgtcaccggcatgacaccatgatctccatcatcatgatctccatcattgtgtcttcatgaagtcgtcacgccaacgattacttctacttctatggctaacgcgtttagcaacaaagtaaagtaaattacatggcgttattcaatgacacgcaggtcatacaaaataataaagacaactcctatggctcctgccggttgtcatactcatcgacatgcaagtcgtgattcctattacaagaatatgatcaatctcatacatcacatatatcattcatcacatcttctggccatatcacatcacatagcacttgctgcaaaaacaagttagacgtcctctaattgttgttgcaagttttttacgtggtttgtaggtttctagcaagaacgttttcttacctacgtatgaccacaacgtgatttgccaatttctatttacccttcataaggacccttttcatcgaatccgttccgactaaagtaggagagacagacacccgctagccaccttatgcaactagtgcatgtcagtcggtggaacctgtctcacgtaagcgtacgtgtaaggtcggtccaggccgcttcatcctacaatgccgccgaaacaagaaaagactagtagcggcaagaagaattggcaaactcaacgcccacaactgctttgtgttctactcgtgcatagtaactacgcataggcctggctctgataccactgttgggaattgtagcataatttaaaattttcctacgctcaccaagatgcatctatggagtctacaagcaacgaggggaaaggagtgcatctacatacccttgtagatcgcgagcggaagcgttccaatgaatctggatgacggagtcgtactcgccgtgatccaaatcaccgatgaccgagtgccgaacggacggcacctccgcgttcaacacacgtacggcgcagcgacgtctcctccttcttgatccagcaaggggaaggagaggttgatggagatccagcagcacgacggcgtggtggtggatgtagcgggtctccggcagggcttcgccgagcttctgcgagacggagaggtgtaacagggggagagggaggcgcccaaggctgtatatcttgctgccctccctcccccccactatttataggtcccctggggggcgccagcccttgggagatcagatctccaagggggggcggcggccaagtgggggggaaggggtggcttcccccacAAGCCAaaggggcgccccccacccctagggtttccaaccctaggcgcagggggaggcccaaggggggcgccccagcccactaggggctggttcccttcccacttcagcccacggggccctccgggataggtggccccacccggtggacccccgggacccttccggtggtcccggtacaataccggtaacccccgaaactttcccggtggccgaaacttgacttcctatatataattcttcacctccggaccattccggaacctctcgtgacgtccggaatctcatccgggactccgaacaactttcgggtttccgcatacacatatctctacaaccctagcgtcaccgaaccttaagtgtgtagaccctacgggttcgggagacatgcagacatgaccgagacgcctctccggtcaataaccaacagcgggatctggatacccatgttggctcccacatgttccacgatgatctcatcggatgaaccacggtgtcgaggattcaatcaatcccgtatgcaattccctttgtcaatcggtatgttacttgcccgagattcgatcgtcgatatctcaataccttgttcaatctcgttaccggcaagtctctttactcgtaccgcaatgcatgatcccgtgactaacgccttagtcacatagagctcattatgatgatgcattaccgagtgggcccagagatacctctccgtcacacggagtgacaaatcccagtctcgatccgtgccaacccaacagacactttcgaagatacccgtagtgcacctttatagtcacccagttacgttgtgacgtttggcacacccaaagcactcctacggtatccgggagttgcacgatctcatggtctaaggaaaagatacttgacattggaaaagctctagcaaacgaaactacacgatcttttatgctatgcttaggattgggtcttgtccatcacatcattctcctaatgatgtgatcccgttatcaacgacatcccatgtccatagtcaggaaaccatgactatctgttgatcaacgagctagtcaattagaggcttactagggacactttgtggtctatgtattcacacatgtattacgatttccggacaatacaattatagcatgaacaatagacaattaccatgaacaaagaaatataataataaccatttattattgcctctagggcatatttccaacagtaaatggcaaataatgtaaattgcaaggagacgagatttgtgattaggaacctgatagatgttgatgatgtctccccggcaacagcgccagaaatcctttcTTCATGGCTCGTGTCCGCGTCAGTTTTTTCCCGAAGacgaagggatgatgcagcacagctacggtaggtatttctctcagtgatgaaaccaaggttatcgaaccactaggagaaccaagcaacactatgtaaatggtacatggacacaaagaacaaatacttgcaactcgacgcgtaagaggggttgtcaatccctctcgggTAAAAGATAGGTTGGATTATATgattttggataaatagatctatcgataaaacaaaataaaataaagaaagaaaaagtgcagcaaggtatttttgggtttttagaATGATAGATCtgaaaaaatgcaaataaaatatatctcgaagcaaatatgataaagaatagatccggggccatagatttcactagtggcttctctcaagaaaatagcatacggcggaTAAACAATTTTCTGTTGGGCAAATGATAGAACTttaaataattatgacgatatccaggcaatgattattatataggcatcacgtccaagattagtagaccgactccggCCTGCATCTActctccacacatcgaccgctatccagcatgcatctagtgtattaagttcatggagaaacgaagtaatgcaataagaacgatgacatgatgtagacaagatctattcatgtaggaatagacctcatcttgttatccttaatagcaacgatcaatacgtgtcttgctgccccttctgccactgggaaagaacaccgcacgaccgaacccaccacaaagcacctcttcccatggcaagaaaaatcgatctagtcggcccaactaaaccaaagattcaaagaagaaatacaaggttataagtaatcatgcatataagagatcaaaactcaaataactttcatggataaaatagatctgatcataaactcaaagttcatcagatcccaacaaacacaccgcaaaaagggttacatcaaatagatctccaagagaccattgtattgagaatcaaaagagagagagaggaagccatctagctactaactacggacccgtaggtctacaatgaactactcccgcatcatcggagaggcaccaatgaggatgatgaacccctctgtgatggtgtctagattggatctgatggttctggaacttgcggcggctggaattgtgttttgtcGACTACCCTAGGGCTTttggattttcggggtatttatagagcaaagaggcggtgcgggaggccaccgaggtgggcgcaacccaccagggcgcgcctaggcccccaggcgcgcccaggtgggttgtgcccccctcagggcacccctctggtatttctttggcccatcttgtgtcttctggtccaaaaaaatctccaaaaagtttcgctgcgtttggactccctttggtattgattttctgcgaagtaaacaacagcaactggcattgggatctatgtcagtaggttagtcccaaaaatgatataaagttgctataaaatgattgtaaaacatccaagaattataatataacagcatggaacaataaaaaattatagatacgttggagacgtatcagcggctATTGGAGACACCAGAGCGTTTTCAGGAATGCTCGGATcaattgattgcatgcattggcaATGGAAGAACTGCCCCAAAGGTTTGCGGGAAATGAATCAAGGTCACACCAAAGAGGCCACCATCACACTAGAAGCGGTGGCATCGCATGACTTATGGgtttggcatgctttctttggaATGCGGGGATCTCACAACTACATCAACGTGCTTCAACGATCTCCCGTGTTCATGAGGCTTTGTAATGGGGAATCACCGCCATGCAACTACACTGTCAACGGCTGTGACTACAACATGGGATACTATCTTGCTGACGACATCTATCCTCAGTGCGAGACGTTTATTAAGACCATATCCGAACCACAGGGAAACAAACAAAGCCACTTTGCAACAATGCAGGAAGCAGCTAAGAAGGATGTGGAGTGGACATTCGGAGTGCTTCAAGCTCGTTGGAGAATTGTTCGTGAAGCTGCAATGATGTGGGAATCAGAAAATTAATGGCAGGCCATGACATGTTGTTTTATTTTGCACAACATGATTGTCAAGGATGGGAATGATGGTGTAGCCCAAACCAATGATTTTGAAGCACCTGGAGAACAGTGGCGGAGCTTGTAGCCTATTATTGGGCGAGCTGGGCGGCCAAATAGAACAAAATAGCCTGTGGGCTAGTGTTCTTAGGCCCACGAGTGAAAAAATCACAGTACAAATTGGAAAATGATGTTGGGCGGGCCATGACCCATTTGGCCTTGCCATAGCTCTGCCAGTGCTGAAGAACAAGTTCAAATTTCGGAAGATCAAGATGTAGCTCATCTTATAACTTTCTACAGATGCATCAGAATGTTTGAGATCATCATGTGCACACACAGCTACTCAATAATCTTGTGGAGCATATGTGGACCAAAGAGCTAATGTTTGAGTTGTGCAATTAAAATAAATTTTATGTAAAAGCTATGAATTTCCGGTACCAACATTTGTTATTTACGGTGTGACATTAACGTGTGATGGACATGCATGGATTTGAAATATATGGATGCCGAGCATAAAAATATGAGGGGCTGTACGGATGCGTCTGCGGACGTGTCCAAACACGTCTATGGAGCTGGATTTGTCAAATCCAGCTGTAAACGCTCTTAGCACACCTTTTAGTGTTCTCCAAGCCATACCTCCATACAAAAAAAGTTCTACAATCAAAGTCATTACTACTTATGAGTATGGTTCTTTTCTCTAACTACCCCTTTGTTTCTAAATATAAATCCTTTTAAAGATTTCAATATGAATTACATATGATTGTATATAGACGTATGTTAGAATATAGATTCATCCATTTGTTTCGTAGGTAGTTCATAataaaatctctaaaaagacttatatttaataTATAGGAGTGGATGGAGAGCAAGTATTTCTGTTTTTATTTATGGTGGGAGTTGACCTCAAGAAAAAAAATGACCCAGGAGGATTCACCCGGCACCACAGAGCGGAGCGAATGCTTTCAAGCCACCACGTGTTATAGGGGGGGATGTTTCTAAGAACATCTCTAGTGGATCATCTATATGGACGTGTATAGCAAATATACACGATGTGAGCTGAAAAACTGCTCCAGCGACTCGTGTAAGAGGGCGTGTAAACATCCACGCCCAGGCCACGACGGTACGAGGCGTGGAAATATACACGAGCAAGCCACGCTCGTGAGCTCACGAAAAGGAGACCGCTGCTTCGTCCCGCGCCCGCCCGGAGGAAGGATCGGAGGAGCTCGCCCCAAGTCGCCGTCACGTTTCTAATATACACGTCCTAATTTACACGTTCCACTGAAAAACTGAGAGGTGTATAATTTAGCAAGGTGTATATGGACGTGTATATGGAGATATACACGTCCAAATTTACACCATCCACTGGAGATGCTCCAAGTAGGCGAAACTGTTCTTGTGGAGTACTAGTACCAATCTACCATTACTGGGCTGAGCTAGCAAGTACTCGAGCGCCGGCCCGCCGTGTCTTCAGTGGAGGAACGGGAGAAGTAAGTACGAGGGAGTGTAGGTACAACGTCGCGAGAGGGAAAAGTGCAGCCTTGTTGCCGTGCTGCCCATTTTGACTCCTTTCCTCACCCGCCACCCTGCATCTTCACCTcccgccgcggcggcggcggcggcggccaagaAGCGCGAGGTCGGGACAGTAACGCGGCGAGTTAAATGCGTGCTCCAGGTAACCGCCCCCGTTCCTCCGGCTCCAAATCGCGCCGTGGTGAAAGGGCCTCCGAATCTTTATTTATTGAATTGCGTTTTTCTCTCCCAACATGCAGATTCCTTTGACTGCTCTGACGCCATCACCGGGGCGAATTGATCCGTCCGGCGAGCCGCTGGAAATCGCGCCCTTTATCCGCCACCGAGATTCCCCTTGCCTTTCCGCGTCTCTTCCACGCCCGGCCGGTTGAACCCCCCCTTGATATCCGTCGCTGTCGGCTTTCATTCCTTTGGGACAAGTGCCAGCCCTTTTGGTTCTTGGGGTTGAGGAGGGCCGGAGCCCTACCGAGACCACCGTAGGCTAGCAATCCCTCCCTGGAGACGAGCCGAGGCGATGAGCAACAAGAGCGGCAGCGTGCGGTTGCAATGCGCGGAGGCGACGGCAGCGGATTGGGGCTGTTGCTTCCTCTCCCTCTCCGTGCCACCACCTCCACCTGCGGCGCCCTGTGATGCAGATAGCAATTGTGGATTCAACCTGGCATGGACCCTCCACCAGTCCTTCCACCCACCCGCTGGTCTCTTTGCCAGCGTCGGCCACAAGGTGGGGGTGGGCttcccggcctcctcctcctcctctggcgcCACATCGTCGGGAAACCCCCAGGACCCGTACAGAAAGTACGTTTCACCGGAGGCCGTCGAAACATCCCTGCCGGTGCCGGGTGATGGAGTGGGGTTGCGGGGGAAGGGGAAGAAGAAAGCGGTGAGGATCAAGATTAAGGTTGGGAATTCCCACCTCAAGAGGCTCATCAGTGGGGGGATTGCAGGGGCAGTGTCAAGGACAGTTGTCGCACCTTTGGAGACGATTAGGACACATTTGATGGTCGGCAGCAATGGGAATTCATCTACGGAGGTGTTTGAGTCTATCATGAAGAATGAAGGATGGACCGGGCTGTTCCGCGGCAATTTTGTTAATGTCATTCGAGTCGCCCCGAGCAAAGCAATCGAGGTAACTAATTGATCCATGGCTGCCCTGTTTTCTTGATTCTGCACCATGGTTCCCTTGTTTTGAATATGATTGATTCTATTACTGTGATTTTTTTAATGTATACGTACTAAGCAGGAGACTTATTTACCATAATGTTATGAGTCCTTGCCTATGCTTTTTCTTTTGATTAGCATGTAAATGCACATACCCACCCACATACAAAGTTAAGCTTTACTCGTTGTAAATCAGTGTCCCTTTCTGTCCAAATTTCAGCTTAGGTCCATTTTTCTTACTATTGGCTCAGGTCCTATACTGCTATTTGGCACAGTGCCTACATATATTCTTCAACTAAGTTTACTATTTAACCTGGGCTAacttatttttttgttttgtttaaAACTGAAGTACTGTCGCTCCTATTTGGCAAAGTGCCTACATATGAATTTTTTTAAGCTGGATTTACGCAAACACATATTAAGAGCTTTCCTGAGCTAGGCCACTTGTGACTAATCCTTCAATCTAGTTCAGAAGAGACCTCATGCTTTGATGTACTTCATATCATAATACCACAATTTTTATTTCAATTTGATTCATCTTAATATAGTACTGTTCTCATTTTTTCCTTAGAGACCTTTTATGTTAACAGAATCAAAAGTTAGGTTCATATAACAAGGAGTCGTTGTAGTTTACCCTATGAAATTGATTTTGGTGGTTGCCAACTTGCCTGTCCTCTGCCCAAGCTGGTCTAAAAAATAAGTAGCTTCAACACTTAAACAAAGCTCTGGATTGCATAAATTAGAGGCTTTGAACCACTTGGTTCTTTCTTTGTACAAGATCAGTCAAGATAACATATCAGTGTCTATTCCAATTTCCATAGCCCATAATCCATATACCAAGAAACTTCGCGTTGCCGTTTTATTGCCATGCACCTGCCAAAGTCTCCGGATGATTATGTTCATCATTTAAAGATTTTCATGCCTGAAGTGTTGGATGTGAGCAGGAATAACTTCAATCTTGTCTTGACCGTCCAGTCTAATCAATCTGTTCATTTAATTATAGTGCTTTACAACCTTTCAACTGAGCTGCAGATCATTAGCATTAGTTTCGCCACTTTTCTGTACCTTTATTTACCTTGATGCTAATTCTATTTACCCTTTCAATCAATATTTTATTGAGAATATTTCTGTGCTAGCTTATCTCTTATGCAGTTATTTCCATATGGTTTATCCTCTTCCTTAATGCTTGTTTTGACCCTTTTTCCTCTTTTGTTGCAGCTTTTTGCCTTTGATACAGCTAAGAAGTTCCTAACCCCCAAATCTGGGGAAGAACGGAGGATCCCAATCCCTCCTTCACTAGTGGCAGGGGCTTTTGCTGGTGTCAGCTCAACTCTGTGTACATACCCTCTGGAACTAATTAAGACTCGATTAACCATACAGGTTAGTGTTATTATGCAAGAACTGTCTGGATGCCAGAAAAAAAACTTTTGTTAGAGTTCTATTACAACACATGAAGTGCATATGATGAATGCCCTCTAATTGTGCAGAGAGGCGTGTATGATAACTTCCTCCATGCATTTGTGAAAATCGTCCGTGAAGAAGGCCCCGCTGAGCTGTACAGAGGCTTAACCCCAAGTCTAATCGGAGTGGTGCCATATGCAGCAACCAACTACTTCGCGTATGACACCCTTAAGAAGGTGTACAAGAAAATGTTCAAGACAAATGAAATCAGCAACGTTCCAACCCTGCTCATTGGGTCTGCTGCAGGAGCCATCTCAAGCACCGCCACATTTCCTCTTGAGGTTGCCCGCAAACACATGCAAGTCGGAGCTGTTGGCGGCCGAAAGGTATACAAGAACATGCTTCACGCTCTCCTGACCATTCTCGAGGACGAAGGGGTTGGGGGCCTCTACAGAGGACTGGGGCCTAGTTGCATGAAGCTGGTGCCTGCTGCTGGGATTTCGTTTATGTGCTACGAAGCTTGCAAGAAGATACTAATTGAGGAAGAGGACGAGTGAAGCGTTCCTCGACAACAGCTCCATAAAAGGGTAGTGGCTTGAGTTTTGTTTGCTGGTCCTATTATGGATCTGATCCTAGGGCCTTCCTCCCAAGATACTAGGTTTCGTGACAGACAGTGGGTAAACTTTTTTGGTCTTCTTTGGATGATGTTACCTGACTAATCTCAATAACTGTTGCTACAAGATTTCAAACTCTTTCTGTAGTCTCAGCTTGACCTGATAAAAAGTTACATATGTTTccagtttgctttggctatatgCATGAATGAAGCGTGTGTTTGTCGTAAAGTCTTTGTTTGGGCGTATGAAACCAGTGAAATTAACTCGTGAGACATCAAATTCTACATGAGTGGCATCGAAATTGATCTTGTTCAGTTGATTGTGTTATGGACTTTTGATTTTGATGCCAACTCATGGCAAGTCTGGTATGTACTTTTGATTTTGATGCCAACTCATGGCAAGCCTTCCAGACAAACACTTAAATTATCAGCTCTTGCCGCAATTGCATTGCAAAATTAACATTACCAACAGCTGCAGCATGCATTTTGAATGAATCAAATATGTATATGTTTAATAAATTCTAGAGGTTCACATTGATCAAGAACTGAACACATCTTCATCCTCGCTATCGCCCTGCTCCCGATGTAACCAAAAGTAAtaacaaaagaaaacagaagccATCATGTCTACATGACTAGCAATTTCTAGGTCTGCTCCTCCTCGTCTTCTGCTGCCTCCTCCGCCGCAGCCGTGGCCATCAACTCATCAAACTTGTCGCTCTTCCGCAGCACTATCTCAATCTGCGCAAAATGTTCAACGTAAATGTTGGGGTAAAA is drawn from Aegilops tauschii subsp. strangulata cultivar AL8/78 chromosome 1, Aet v6.0, whole genome shotgun sequence and contains these coding sequences:
- the LOC109766420 gene encoding adenine nucleotide transporter BT1, chloroplastic/mitochondrial, whose translation is MSNKSGSVRLQCAEATAADWGCCFLSLSVPPPPPAAPCDADSNCGFNLAWTLHQSFHPPAGLFASVGHKVGVGFPASSSSSGATSSGNPQDPYRKYVSPEAVETSLPVPGDGVGLRGKGKKKAVRIKIKVGNSHLKRLISGGIAGAVSRTVVAPLETIRTHLMVGSNGNSSTEVFESIMKNEGWTGLFRGNFVNVIRVAPSKAIELFAFDTAKKFLTPKSGEERRIPIPPSLVAGAFAGVSSTLCTYPLELIKTRLTIQRGVYDNFLHAFVKIVREEGPAELYRGLTPSLIGVVPYAATNYFAYDTLKKVYKKMFKTNEISNVPTLLIGSAAGAISSTATFPLEVARKHMQVGAVGGRKVYKNMLHALLTILEDEGVGGLYRGLGPSCMKLVPAAGISFMCYEACKKILIEEEDE